One Ooceraea biroi isolate clonal line C1 chromosome 6, Obir_v5.4, whole genome shotgun sequence genomic window carries:
- the LOC113562109 gene encoding proline-rich receptor-like protein kinase PERK9, giving the protein MANNSTSQAISTAVEVPTPDRFPEAPAIAAISVPALPATSKVRRALTPRAPLATPRVAQLISPRALKRRRAPAQVIIRPSAASRQPAAATKPSPPSSPVPGLQPVFTAVSTAAPPTPTSPVPGSQPAFSHSDDEEPPPRACIDLLPWNLKEFTLSPPSRTRPPRETLSPWDIRVRRRTSPRQRRASATLPPRTTSDKENVHQGTQTNISWGLPVKRRVVIPGEEQVGVPSGLRSRSLTSSTGSGLIWD; this is encoded by the coding sequence ATGGCCAATAATAGTACATCGCAGGCCATCTCCACGGCAGTAGAAGTTCCCACTCCTGACCGTTTTCCTGAAGCTCCGGCCATCGCGGCCATCTCTGTACCTGCGCTGCCAGCGACATCGAAGGTACGACGAGCCTTGACACCACGAGCACCGCTAGCAACACCACGAGTGGCTCAGCTCATTTCGCCAAGGGCGCTCAAGAGGAGAAGAGCACCGGCCCAAGTGATAATCCGACCATCGGCAGCAAGCCGCCAGCCCGCTGCCGCTACCAAACCGTCGCCACCATCATCGCCGGTCCCCGGTTTACAGCCGGTTTTCACCGCTGTTTCCACAGCCGCACCACCGACGCCAACGTCGCCAGTTCCCGGCTCCCAGCCGGCCTTCTCACACTCGGACGACGAGGAGCCACCTCCCAGGGCCTGCATCGACTTGCTCCCGTGGAACCTCAAGGAGTTTACACTCTCGCCTCCTAGTCGAACGAGGCCTCCACGGGAAACTCTGTCGCCATGGGACATACGCGTCCGAAGAAGGACGAGTCCACGACAGAGGCGAGCTTCCGCCACTCTGCCGCCAAGGACTACGTCGGACAAAGAGAATGTCCACCAGGGGACCCAGACGAACATCTCCTGGGGTCTCCCTGTCAAGCGACGAGTCGTCATCCCCGGAGAAGAACAAGTGGGGGTCCCATCCGGGTTACGCTCACGAAGCCTCACATCTTCTACAGGGAGCGGCCTGATCTGGGACTAA